CCCCTTCCACTGAGGTGACAGGGTGGATTCAGGTGACTCCAAGCCCTGGTTCCCAACACTAGGGGGAAAGGGATGGGGGTGACTGAACTTCAGAGTCCCTACTGTGGTTCTTCAGCTCTGCCTGAGAGACAGGTGTACATGCatggacttgtgtgtgtgtacacaactGGGCACTTGCCCTCAGGCAGGAAGTATAAGTAGAGTTCTTTACACATGGTCTTTCTGAAGACCAATCTTACTTGATGAGCAATTATTTTACCTTACTAGAAACCAGGTTTTATGATATAGAATACTAAATAAACATGCATTTAaaactgtaattatctttttgGAATGGGTGATATACAaggatattttcaaaaatttaacagTGCAAAAGGCCATATAGTGAAAAATAAATCTTCCTATTCGTGTCCTCCAGTTTCCCAATTCCTTTCCTCAGAGGTTAAAACAAGTTTCTACATTAAGAAGGCTTTATTCTTCCACTGTCTTTATTAAGTGACAATACTATGGATGGTTCATTAGAGGAACTTCCTGGAAGACACATCAAAACTTCAATAGAAAGCATCGACAGTTTGTGCCCTGAGACTTTATTCTCACGTGGGTGAGTGTAAAATCGCCTCAATCGTGTCTCTTTGGAACTTTATGGACTCTAGCCTTCCTGTGTCCTCTCTagggagattctccaggcaagaatactggagagggttgccatgccctcgggGGATCCAAcgcaagtctcttatgtctcctgcattggcagataggtttTATGCcactcatgccacctgggaagccctgttctcACAATCCTACAGAATCATAGCAGGATTCTTATCCAGTCCTTATCAAGCCCTCACTTTCAAAGACCTCCCTTAAATCAAActgcaaaagtgaaagtcgctcagtcgtgtccgactctttgcgacccgtggactagtccacggaattctccaggccagaatactggagtggataacctttcccttctccagggatcttcccaactcagggatcgaacccgggtctccctcattgcaggcggattctttaccagctgagccgcaagggaagcccaaccaatctacaaattctcaataaaatccgacgccctcccccaccccttgacACGACCAAACTGCCTTACTGCAGTAAGCAATAAACTCAGCTTGTCTTATCCACTGGTTGTGTTGATTTTGGAGAAGCTGGCATACTACAGGGGCAGCTCCAATAAGCAGGGTTTTTGGCTTTTTTTGGTGTTTTCAGCGAGCGTGCATTTTCACATTGAGAAAGACTTCACAGCTGTATGAGCTGCGGGCTATGCCCCTAAGCCCAGGGGTCCGAATCGCTGTCCTAGGCAGTTGGAGGCCGAGGGTGGAGAAGAGCTGGTTTACTGGAGGGGAGCGTCTCCCTAGCGCCTCTCCTTTTGGCAAGTCGGGAGGTGGAGGGTGCTGCACCCGGCGGGCCCAGGCCAGGTGAATGGAAGGAGGGGGCGGTGAATTTAGTTACCTCTCCATGTCTAGGTTCAGACCTGGTTCGTCCCCTCCCCTGGGGACCGCGCTGCCCCTCACGGTTTCGGTTGTGGAAGCCTGCGGGGTCCAAGTGGCGGCGCGCCcttaggggaggggagggaagggagcggACCGGGCGATCCCGGGCTGGGGCGGGGCTAGAACTGGGGCGAGTACTAATATAGAGCCTGCAGTGCCGGCTGGCAGCACAGCGCAGAGATTGGAGCCCTAGACCCCGGCGGAGCATCAGAGTGCCTACAAGTCCCCACAGTCCCGGTCCTGCGCCCCTCTGGCCGTAGCCGCGGGTGAGTGTGAGCCTCCCTGAGAGCGCAGAGTGGAGGCGGGGGACCCCGATCCTGCCGGCTTTACTTCCCCTTACAGTCTGCCCCTGCTCGGCTGCGTCTGCGCGCTGAGTCACCGCACCCCGTGCCTATGTATACCCCTACAGCGGCGGGTCCAGGCTGTGCTACGACCCCCTGAACCTCCAGAGAGGGGAGACGGGCCAGGCCCGGGGAGCCAGGTCACCGCGGGCTCGTCCCGCAGGGAACCTAGGGGCTCCAGCCCTGAACTGCAGTAATCCACCCCGTCCGCCTTCGCGCTCCTCCGCTTCTTCCCCTGACTTCTCCTTCCCATGCAGAGCTTCTGTCTAGAGCCCCAGCCTTGCCACCATGAGGGTCCTGCTGGCATGCCTGCTCGTCTGTGCCCTGGTCGTGAGCGACTCTGATGTGAGTGGCTTCCCTGCTTTGACTCTAGGTGGCGGGAGGCGGCTTGCAAGACCCCGGAACAGCGCAGGGGAAGGAAGGGGCTGCATAGGCAGCCCGAGTCCTCCAAAATTAATCAACAGTAGAGCCAAACAGGGAAAAAGGACAGGTGTGGCATTGGGGCCTTGAGAACTGGGGAGCTTGCACTTGCTGGCAAGGGAAGAAGAAGCCGCAGGGACTGCCCCAACCTGCTGGCACCTGATTTGTGAAGCTTATTTGAGTCAGTTCATTTCTCCCTGCTGGAAACCTATGATCTTCCATATGAGATCTAGTTAGACATGAACAGGGTGAGGAGAGAGGCAACTGGAGGGAGGGTGAGTTTTGGGATTGGAGCCAGTTCATCTTCACTCTGGGGTCTCAGGAGCATGGAACCTTTGATGAACTTTCTCTCTCcactccccttctcttccagggCAGCAATGAAGTTCATAAAGAGTCTGGTGAATGTGAGTATCTACCGCTTGAGCGCAGATATCTTGGAAAAGCCTCAGGGGGCAGCCCCTCCCTGTTCTTGCTTCAAGGCTGGTTCTCCCCTGGCCTACTCCCACGCTCCTTGCTTACCCTCCAACCTTTGTGTTTTCCAGCGAACTGTGGCTGTCTGAACGGAGGAAAATGTGTAACCTACAAGTACTTCTCCAACATTCAGCGATGCAGTTGCCCAAAGAAATTCCAAGGGGAACACTGTGAGATAGGTATGGGGGTCCTGACTCTAACTGGGAGGGGACAGGGGTACCAGTGATTTGGGGACAGGGAGACATGGGTAGGATGCAAGAGCAGGCAGGAGTTTGGAGGTGGAGTGGAGGGCATCTTCACCCCCATGTGATGTACAGTGAACACACACTGCCtcatgaagctgctgctgctgctgctgctgctgctgctgctgttgctaagttgcttcagtcgtgtctgactctgtgcgaccccatagacagcagcccaccaggctcccccatccctgggattctccaggcaagaacactggagtgggttgccatttcctcctcaaatgcatgaaagtgaaaagtgaaagtgaagtcgctcagtcgtgtccgactcttatcgaccccatggactgcagtccaccaggctcctccgtccatgggagtttccaggcaagagtactggagtggggtgccattgccttctcagcttATGAGGCTGGGGCTGCACAAATGTAAGATGGGGGTGGAAAGAGACTCTTTCTAGGACCTTCTACCTCACTGAAATCATCTGAGGCCTGGCAAGTTCTCTAAAATGCCTGTCTGAACTTCCTTCTCTAATATTTTTCTCATCCCCACATTCTTCCACAGATACATCGAAAACCTGCTATCAGGGGAATGGTCACTCTTACCGAGGGAAGGCCAACAGAGACCTCAGTGGCCGGCCCTGCCTGGCCTGGGACTCTCCCACCGTCCTTCTGAAAATGTACCATGCCCACAGATCTGATGCCATTCAGCTGGGCCTGGGGAAACACAATTATTGCAGGTAAGTGGTAAGTAGGGGTAACAAGGACCTTCCTCATGGCCTCACAGAAACCCCTGTTACTATCCTGTTTGCCAAGTGCTGGCCGTAGTATGAGAAATCAAGGCCATTGGTTGAGTCTTCTCTGAAGGGGAAGATACAGAAAAGGCAATTTGGCTTGGAATGACACCCTCCTCCCCTCTATGTTGCCAGGAACCCAGACAATCAGAGAAGGCCCTGGTGCTACGTGCAAATTGGCCTAAAGCAGTTTGTCCAGTTCTGCATGGTGCAGGACTGCTCTGTTGGTAAGTGTCAGTGGCCTGTTTATGATGGTGGGGTGGAAGGTGACAAACTCCTACGTTCCCTTATTGCATCACAggagggatgaggagggaggccTGCCTGGCCCTGAAAACTGGGTGGTCAGAGGACCAGGAGCAAAACACTTTATCCTACCTCCCTGCCCAAGacatccctttctttcttctccaggaaaAAGTCCCTCCTCTCCTAGGGAGAAAGAAGAGTTCCAATGTGGCCAGAAGGCTCTGAGGCCTCGCTTTAAGATTGTTGGGGGACAGGTCACCAACGCCGAGAACCAGCCTTGGTTTGCAGCCATCTACAGGAGGCATCGAGGAGGCTCCATCACCTACTTGTGTGGTGGCAGCCTCATCAGTCCCTGCTGGGTGGTCAGCGCCACACACTGCTTCATGTATGTTCCTTCTTTCTTGGCCCTGACCCTTCTGCCCAAAGgaatcccttcctccttcccagcaAAAGATTCTCCTTATTTCTGATCCCTCAGCCTCTCTCTACATGGCCCATGGCCTTGGGGAGAGGTGATGCTCTCAGGTCattgtggtggggaggggagagtgacAGGCTCTCACAAGATCAGATTGTCTGACTGATCTCCCCACAGTGATCACCCAAAGAAGGAGAACTACATTGTCTACTTGGGTCAGTCACGGCTTAACTCCGACACACGTGGGGAGATGCAGTTTGAGGTGGAAAAGCTCATCTTGCATGAGGACTATAGTGCGGAGAGCCTTGCTCACCACAATGATATTGGTGAGTGGAAAACCCTCATCTGCTCAATGATGATAGCTGGCGGGAAGGGGATCTGGAGAGACCTGAGTGGGAAGTTGGGGTTGTAGGGGAACTTGAAGACCCTGCTTTAAAGGGAGCGGTAGGGAAGGGTTCAGAGTGAAAAACATGAGAGCCCTGGTGCTCCTCTGTAGAGTCCCTGAATTTCCAAACAGGGAGCCTCCGCTGGGTGGCAATAGCTTGGACTGGGACGCCCTTTCCGTTGCGGGATGGAGCCTCTGTCCGTCCCAGGATATAGAACTTGGAGAGGGTACTGGGGCTGGTTTCAGCCCAACTACCTCTGTCAGGGCTTTCTGCAGGAAAAAATCCATACAGCTGTATGCAGTAGCCCTGGCTGTGTAAGCCTCTGTCAGCAACTGGAACAAAACCCTTGAAGCATGGAACAGAATAGGCTTGTTTTAGGTGACAGGCTACCACCAGACCTCCCAGGATGCCCTCTGACCTTAACTGATTCAGGAACAGACAGCCTCAGGGTTTGGAGGGGAGTGATGGTAACCCCCTGACCAGGTGGTGatctttctcctctgcctccttcctgctcCCCTAGCCTTGCTGAAGATCCGTACCAGCAGAGGCCAGTGTGCACAGCCCTCCCGGTCCATACAGACCATCTGCCTGCCCCCAGAACATGAAGATGCTCATTCTAGAACAAGGTGTGAGATCACTGGCTTCGGAAAAGAGAATCCCTGTAAGTGACATTTGGGTCTGGCTGAGAGGGTCCTGGAGAAAGTGCTGTAGCCTGGAAGTGAGCTCAGCTTGATCAAGGGAGGACTGTGGAGAAAGAGGTGGGAGCACGGTGGAAGCAGCAGATGGGTctagggatggagtggggagcaTTATTTAGGAACTGATGAGCCATAAATTTAAATGGGTGAGGGACTACAGGTGGGGTAAAGACCTAGATTTTGGGTGGGAAAAAAATAAGGGCTTTCCCTGGTAAGGACACTTTTTGGTCCCCTCCCTGACAGAGCCCCAGTGTGCAGACTGGACAGACACATCTTAACATAAATTCCTCCCTGTTTCCTCCATCCAGCTGACTATCGCTACTCAGATGAGCTGAAAATGACTTTTGTGAGTCTGGTTTCCCATGAGGTGTGTCAGCAGCCCCACTACTATGGCGCTGAAGTCACTGACAAAATGCTATGTGCGGCTGACCCACAGTGGGAAACAGATTCCTGCCAGGTGAGAGTTCCAAGCATCTTTCTCCATCACCCTGCTCTCCCAGGGCTTCTGGGCTTTTTCCTATCTACTTTGGGGAGTCTCTCTCCAGTCAAATTCCCAAGAAGCCAGGACCAGGACCGGGGCTCCAAACATTTGTCAAGAGCCTGGCTCTGTGCTAGGCACTTCAGACTCAGAAAGGGACAGGGACTAAGACcgtaagaaagagaaaacattagAAAATCGTACAATGCAGTGCTCAGAGTGTCGTGTGAATTATCATTGATCAGCTGTTTAGAAGGAGGTGAGCACCAGCTAGATGGCCATGGCCATGGCAGGGGGCGCTTTAGCGAGAAAGAATGTGACTCTTATCCATAGGGAGGCAGAGGGAAGTCTAGAGAGCATTTCAGTTTGCAAGATATAAAAATGAGAATGACCACAGCATATCTTGGGATGGGAAGGAGAAGTATAGGGTCTGAAAATGTAGATGGAATTGTAGATAACAGGACTTTGAAAGGCAAGCAGaggatttttaaatttgatgTGGTAGGAAATGGGGAGTCACTAAGGACTTTGACTCTAGGAaactctctttcctctctttggCATGACTGGCCCCCTTCTCACTTCTCCTAGGATTCACCTTTTGTGTCTTTGGCTTAACAGGGAGACTCAGGGGGCCCGCTGGTCTGTACCATCCAAGGCCGCCTGACCCTGACTGGGATTGTGAGCTGGGGCCGTGACTGTGCCATGAAATACAAGCCAGGAGTCTACACAAGGGTCTCAAAATTCCTGCCCTGGATCAACACTCACACCAGGGGAGAGATTAACCTTGTCCTCTGAAGGACCCCAGAGAACCAAGGAAAGCACCACCCACTCCCATGCTGACCGTCATTTTTGCAGTAGGGCCAGCtgcacagctatatgtaaggaagaaactgaggaagaTGGACTCTGCAGAGGTGGTTTTGCTTGTGGTACCCCCAGGGTGAACGACAGTAGACTTAGCCTCACTAAGTCTACTTAATGAGTAGATATAGTCTGGGTGCTGGACGCCCAGATCCTTCCTGATCAGGATGGAAGGGTGGTCCTGAACCGGGATGGTATTGTCCATTTCTGGACTAAAGCTTCCTGGAGTTAAAAATGGCATCTCCTGTGCATAGGTGGAAGGAGACCCAGCTCCCTGGCAGTGGGCCATTCATGAGGCCCACTGTTGGGAAATGAATAATTTCCCAATTAGGAAGTATAACACAACTGAGGTCTCTTGAGAGAGCTCAACCAATGAAAGAACAATGGTTTGGAGAGTAGAGACACTAATAACTTGAGGGAAGGGCTCTGACATTCCATGGATGTATCAGGAAACGTAATATATGCGTGCGTATGTTTGCACACTTGTGCGCAAGCTGTGTCAGTGTAAGAGCTGGTGTTCTGTGTCTGACTGCAAGACTAGATACTTCCCCAAATTGTCTGGATGTGACGTCATACAGAATAGCCTGTTTGGAGAAGTCGTGGGTCACTCCTGGGGCCTCTTGGGCCTCCCAAGTGATGATGTGTATAAATGTATCATTTTGGGGCAGACTGTGAGAAGCACTAAATTTGCAGTTTAAGTTTCACATAGATGTTTTCTTGGCCAGTTATCCCTTCCGACCTTCTAGCTGAGTTCATCCAATCCTCACTGAGTGAGGCAAGGACCACTCCTGTACACTGAATATTTAATGATTATATTctggtatttttatttatatctatttttgtaattttgaatAAATATGATCAATCAAATGTGATTTTTCTGAAGATTTTGGCTCTTTCCTGGTGCTTGTatgggagggagttgggagcaTAAAAAGTAGAAGATGACGATGGTGGAATGCATCCCAGGGTTTTCCATGGGGCTATATCTTGGACCTAATGGGCCTTCGGGAAGGAGAATCTAGGAGAGTTGTAGAGCAGATCCTCCATAGCACATAAGGTACAAAAAGGTgccccagggacttctctggcggtccagtggttaagactctaccttccaatgtaggaagcgcaggtttgatccctggggaacAAAGGTCCCACATCtggtggtgtggccaaaaaaaaaaaaaaggtgccccAAGCCAGAAGTCCACAACGTGATAAATGGTGTGCAGGCTTTGTCAACTCTCAGTTCCCCTCCCGAGCCTGATGCCTTTGGGCAGTGCACATCGTATTCAACTTTACACGGTGATCCCTCTTTAGGACTGCGTGTGTGCTacgtcgcctcagttgtgtccaactctttgagaccccatggactgtagccagccaggctcctatgtccatggaattctccaggcaagaataccagagtgggttgccatgccctgctccagggtctTTAGGATTAGTCTCACCATATTCTCTTCATTCTATCCCCAACGATCCTTGGGCTGAATTCACCAAAGCGGGAGACATGCACAAGCTGCTGATCCAAAACCCAGCCCAGCTTGAGTTGGTGGCATTCAGGAAACAGAAAACGTAATTTCCCATAATTTGTGTATGAGGATGGTGCTGAGTTTCCCCGGTGTGTTAATGAAGTTCATGACCAGCCTTTCCTATCCCCAGTATCGGGAAGTTCAGAATCTAAAGCTGAGTGATATCCtaatgtatgtgtacatgtattttgAACCAAACATCAACTTCTTAAAGATTGGATGTAGAAGGCAAGCCAGGAGTTATAGCTGGATGCCAAAATACTGAAATTTCCAAGCTATGTTAGTGAATTTTGGCAGTGTTTCTTTACTAAGTCAcctgagaactttaaaaataggTAGATAGTCTATGCTCCACCCACAGAGGCTGTGATTCAGGTCAGGACTGGTG
The Bos indicus isolate NIAB-ARS_2022 breed Sahiwal x Tharparkar chromosome 28, NIAB-ARS_B.indTharparkar_mat_pri_1.0, whole genome shotgun sequence genome window above contains:
- the PLAU gene encoding urokinase-type plasminogen activator, giving the protein MRVLLACLLVCALVVSDSDGSNEVHKESGESNCGCLNGGKCVTYKYFSNIQRCSCPKKFQGEHCEIDTSKTCYQGNGHSYRGKANRDLSGRPCLAWDSPTVLLKMYHAHRSDAIQLGLGKHNYCRNPDNQRRPWCYVQIGLKQFVQFCMVQDCSVGKSPSSPREKEEFQCGQKALRPRFKIVGGQVTNAENQPWFAAIYRRHRGGSITYLCGGSLISPCWVVSATHCFIDHPKKENYIVYLGQSRLNSDTRGEMQFEVEKLILHEDYSAESLAHHNDIALLKIRTSRGQCAQPSRSIQTICLPPEHEDAHSRTRCEITGFGKENPSDYRYSDELKMTFVSLVSHEVCQQPHYYGAEVTDKMLCAADPQWETDSCQGDSGGPLVCTIQGRLTLTGIVSWGRDCAMKYKPGVYTRVSKFLPWINTHTRGEINLVL